A single Anopheles funestus chromosome 2RL, idAnoFuneDA-416_04, whole genome shotgun sequence DNA region contains:
- the LOC125766574 gene encoding uncharacterized protein LOC125766574 isoform X4: protein MATITTITKSGPGPAPAVPTTAQFKSHVYSKYRELLGSYNDKANDILQTYPAYRVREDKGFALGGETYGGPPQQSTIGNSARRIQAQLPAEPPACVQNAMMRRDKQPFTYTPGGIDLSQIKSPRMAKRISRNANSEGVTGQPKVSPLAQNNGSNHNGNGTSNGSSVSPAATLGAAAMGMPFQVFPTGPPAPPPPPPPTGRVVPSNGGNRSVPPPPPPPGPGPALPTASSSEARKSPRPQSFEPPPMGMRPEIKIPPNPMASLRKAPRPQPKNDFWIEEYRREKQQDEPQIPRPVPPSYSYTNRDLDDEVAKNTFNRTDELTVRGDPLAQQKRSPSPSNLTKPLENGSRGSSSIKTPPVYGQSPVPANLPPPITPTKVSTPITQPSPTTKDSPPPVRPKPSPSPVSTYQSTNNTTQSVGSAGKDQTTGVKNTAQVGYGPVAPPPPPPPLPSSAQKDSQSSASSGVSPSVSSTSSTGPSSAPQSPAKPVSTQRPAAQALGSLYIPPIHEVFANSKQSLLTQASPPWMSSRHNSLKEQPEWVHKDEQDSATNSNGESTSSNSQQQSNEQQSPQSQLQEQYKPQTSVSQRAPSATRESVPSATKSVDSIVTAPAPVSARPSPSVPSQQLTQNNIRPAAADVSVPVQQQSTPASVQQQQQYAQQVQQAARSVGPPVSQTTVTMPVNRGYPQQAPVYAQAQPVYSTQPSAGTQKERIIPIQIEKSPVQAPVTAPNFAPPPYYSPSAQYGPAGANSSMQSPIPVGFATPHSGFTTPTAMFTNPNHFVNQGYNNISYPPTPTGQPQPHPLYQHHQHYPPPQTPPVLHHPMHPQPQQQQQQQQQQRMQQQHTPPQQQPNVTNVRIVPIKVEGAEHTVRGPLSNTPAIIQSGDRSYVIHDIPLEAKLRFLKNRLSDPRSSSNTQSWNGNSAPNQSRSFRVLQQITDTLDEAEAEMNAKDQSNGQSSVADQTDGTKQQQSFGRSGGAVNAAQQQDMAEGQLRRLQLSNEDKALMNRVKNQGSGNRAQQMFNRGNYSDSDGDTQQQSQQYVPPSEQKVEEPKKYTGGSIPSRSFKMLQAMTDAPADPNSSDSEGPSVKLPHGSGTDIRYSPYPYPPQPYFCCPNPNWHYYDPTTNPQYYPPHHPPPPHAPGYYYPPMPPPGHFDRGGGYYGGYMSPHHFYYAQEPCSPCTPPPYYQLSQPQTAYCETIPNEAIHTYVITTPPPRIVVTPTPDDSCSDSELQAIKEQLGELRNVPGEFAGVEPTDYGGPIPLTRSQSSLKRLSERLTNFNNGFSEPDSPKSSVRCSPCSPLNERYRTYEESTSSVPSSQSEASDSEDEDTSKPKAVSRTQLQTNGHAKDTDTVRVNGSRALAKEKTPEKKNNVEDDEEDEDEEDEDEEEEEGEAESEEEETVGYGANGEPPVDEHLPHQLSVIFEEESMYGQSTVASRRTSVCSNSSTLSDCSSTLANDLDDEKDVDGQPSGNRTDDDIDRIDETDMEKSLVSVRLPLKLSFSKSPNNEDIATLVVGESEITGSKEKLTGCNRSVQEPEDDSGDESDTEEEEESENESESSSEEETDTDGKNKASPQKTEENNVAEKLSNETDTDVTVTITIPSLSGKGKPNERDSLSRPEAVKHEAPVKAPFKIDYEEASEVSVSVSLPLKPKGSSSGDIVKQPDREETLNEKLSNEENGNGAAGEDEEEVDFWSQIGDEDDYQRPVRSYSRDMWSSREFSVDRQSVWSQDAEEDEEASTTGTTDFWSAENGPTEASDLWNFGKHSSPLPLVRNGKNEMVQDESKDSLEFWQKENERLVKDLYERRASEIGYQGMLTSGFVKDENNNKTCVPQDNTGGVKTELQNDRKTEDHSEEEAEDGSDSESDNDSEEYETSNTSKEDSEAEQDVGDVLSKQEDTLDSMKKLKDEQMPSVNGTADIKGAIMSQDDGSVVDKVEKDKKLSVKERISLFETQAVPSLEVTSNGRGTVTPTMGSRLRPLSRQRQFCEESEAEDDSGVTSDMSKHISEVETDSECFPEMRKMTRYQRAATHSRLFKLLQDESNNGDSEDEEASEDNSKEQEQNRSNMKQHDAGTREENTTNPKMVINPIVNGASRKTPEEPGSMVGNVTEGRRDRLTLPISHQSSSGNDSLSSSTSSASPVSGTLQNEKLAEELVQSLLMKKKGRLFRNLPLEKLHAAALKILQEDLESNGTISSTEDNMATVDSTPALTPQEFKSEYPTSYSDYYDTWCSDAVVQPNGCYSDTGSDCGMVKMFRTVPEHQLALAKKDSRVNAGNGHWSPRCPRVFSNKNIPRLMGVRESDVVEPPSRGSRPPSRASNSRSPFTVITPAVGMFNASSPMDDCPNRANTANRQFKLQ, encoded by the exons CTACGGTGGACCCCCCCAACAGTCGACGATCGGTAACTCGGCACGTCGGATACAGGCACAGCTACCGGCAGAACCGCCGGCCTGCGTACAGAATGCCATGATGCGGCGGGATAAACAACCATTCACCTACACACCGGGCGGTATCGATCTGTCCCAGATCAAATCGCCCCGTATGGCGAAGCGAATATCCAGAAACGCCAACTCGGAAGGTGTCACCGGTCAGCCCAAAGTGTCTCCATTGGCACAG AACAATGGTTCCAATCACAACGGCAACGGCACCAGCAACGGAAGTTCCGTGTCACCGGCGGCTACGCTCGGTGCAGCAGCAATGGGTATGCCCTTTCAGGTATTTCCTACAGGACCTCCAgcaccaccgccgccaccaccaccgacggGGCGTGTAGTTCCGTCGAACGGTGGCAACAGATCCGTCCCACCGCCGCCACCTCCACCCGGTCCGGGTCCTGCACTACCCACGGCCAGTAGCTCGGAAGCTCGAAAATCCCCAAGACCACAGAGTTTCGAGCCACCGCCGATGGGTATGCGGCCCGAAATTAAGATACCACCGAATCCGATGGCGAGTCTGCGCAAAGCACCGAGACCACAGCCCAAGAACGACTTCTGGATAGAGGAGTACCGGCGGGAGAAGCAGCAGGACGAGCCTCAGATTCCTCGACCCGTACCACCCAGCTACAGCTACACGAACAGAGATCTAGACGACGAAG TTGCTAAGAACACATTCAATCGCACAGACGAGCTCACTGTCCGTGGTGACCCATTGGCACAGCAGAAACGATCACCAAGCCCATCCAATCTAACTAAACCGCTCGAGAACGGTTCTCGCGGGTCATCGTCGATCAAAACCCCACCCGTCTACGGACAGAGTCCGGTGCCGGCAAACCTTCCACCACCGATCACGCCGACCAAAGTGTCGACTCCTATCACGCAACCTTCGCCAACTACCAAAGATTCCCCGCCACCCGTGCGCCCCAAACCATCACCCTCGCCTGTGTCCACGTACCAGTCCACTAACAACACTACACAGTCCGTTGGCAGTGCTGGCAAGGATCAGACCACGGGCGTGAAGAACACGGCCCAGGTCGGGTATGGTCCAGTTGCTccgccaccacctccaccaccgctaCCATCATCGGCACAGAAAGACTCACAGTCGTCCGCCTCGTCCGGTGTGTCTCCATCCGTTTCATCCACCTCATCCACAGGCCCATCATCTGCTCCACAATCACCAGCCAAACCGGTCAGCACACAGAGACCCGCTGCTCAGGCCCTTGGTTCACTCTATATACCGCCAATACACGAGGTGTTTGCCAATAGTAAGCAAAGTCTCTTAACTCAAGCGAGTCCACCATGGATGTCATCGCGGCACAATAGCCTGAAGGAGCAGCCCGAATGGGTGCACAAGGACGAGCAAGATTCGGCCACGAACAGTAACGGTGAAAGTACCAGCAGCAACTCTCAGCAACAGTCAAACGAACAACAGTCACCGCAGTCACAGCTGCAAGAGCAGTACAAACCACAAACATCTGTGTCGCAGAGGGCGCCAAGCGCCACCAGGGAGAGTGTACCATCCGCTACTAAATCCGTTGATTCTATCGTCACAGCACCGGCACCGGTGTCGGCTAGACCGTCTCCGTCCGTGCCGTCGCAACAGCTCACACAGAACAACATCAGACCAGCTGCGGCCGATGTGTCCGTCCCGGTACAGCAACAGTCTACACCGGCGTCggtacagcaacagcaacagtacgCCCAGCAGGTTCAGCAAGCGGCCCGGTCGGTAGGGCCACCAGTGTCGCAAACCACGGTTACGATGCCCGTAAACCGTGGCTATCCGCAACAAGCTCCAGTGTATGCACAGGCGCAACCTGTGTACTCTACTCAGCCATCGGCAGGAACACAGAAG GAACGTATCATACCGATACAGATTGAAAAGTCTCCGGTACAAGCACCAGTAACGGCCCCGAATTTTGCACCACCGCCATACTACAGCCCTAGCGCACAGTACGGTCCGGCCGGTGCCAACAGCAGTATGCAGTCACCGATCCCGGTTGGATTTGCGACACCGCACAGTG GATTCACCACACCAACGGCCATGTTTACCAATCCGAACCATTTCGTGAACCAAGGCTACAACAACATCAGCTATCCACCGACACCGACCGGGCAGCCGCAACCGCATCCGCTCTACCAACACCATCAGCACTATCCGCCACCACAAACGCCACCAGTTCTTCATCATCCGATGCATCCGCaaccccagcagcagcagcagcagcagcagcagcaacgcatgcaacagcagcacacgCCGCCACAGCAACAACCGAATGTGACGAACGTGCGCATCGTACCGATCAAGGTGGAGGGTGCCGAACATACCGTCCGTGGACCACTGTCCAACACGCCGGCCATCATTCAAAG TGGTGATCGTAGCTACGTCATTCACGATATCCCGCTAGAAGCTAAGCTTCGCTTTCTTAAAAATAGACTCAG CGATCctcgaagcagcagcaacactcAATCATGGAATGGTAACAGTGCACCGAACCAGTCACGTTCGTTCCGAGTGCTGCAGCAAATAACGGACACGCTGGACGAAGCGGAGGCCGAAATGAACGCAAAGGATCAATCCAATGGTCAGTCTAGCGTAGCCGACCAAACCGACGGCACCAAACAGCAGCAATCTTTCGGACGTTCTGGTGGTGCGGTTAATGCGGCTCAACAGCAGGACATGGCAGAAGGACAGCTGCGTCGATTACAGCTCAGCAACGAAGATAAGGCTCTGATGaatagagtaaaaaatcaag GCTCTGGTAATCGTGCACAGCAGATGTTCAACCGTGGAAACTATAGCGATTCAG ATGGAGATACGCAGCAACAATCGCAGCAGTATGTGCCACCGAGCGAACAGAAGGTGGAAGAACCAAAGAAGTACACCGGTGGTTCCATCCCGAGCCGTTCGTTCAAGATGCTCCAGGCAATGACGGACGCACCAG CCGATCCAAATTCCTCCGACAGTGAGGGTCCTAGTGTAAAGCTGCCTCACGGCAGCGGCACAGACATTCGATATTCTCCCTATCCCTATCCACCGCAACCCTACTTTTGCTGTCCTAATCCCAATTGGCATTACTACGATCCCACCACTAACCCTCAGTACTATCCACCCCATCATCCGCCACCACCTCATGCACCCGGTTACTATTATCCGCCCATGCCACCGCCCGGTCACTTTGATCGGGGTGGCGGGTATTACGGTGGGTACATGTCTCCGCATCACTTTTACTACGCACAAGAACCGTGCTCTCCGTGCACACCGCCTCCGTACTATCAGCTAAGCCAGCCGCAGACGGCTTACTGCGAGACAATCCCGAACGAGGCAATTCACACGTACGTGATCACAACGCCTCCTCCGCGCATCGTCGTTACACCGACACCGGACGATTCTTGCTCCGATAGTGAGCTGCAAGCGATCAAAGAACAGCTCGGCGAGCTGCGCAATGTGCCCGGCGAGTTTGCCGGGGTAGAACCGACCGACTACGGTGGTCCCATCCCTTTGACGCGTTCGCAATCTAGTCTGAAGCGGTTGTCCGAGCGCTTGACTAATTTTAACAACGGGTTCAGTGAGCCAGATAGCCCCAAGTCCTCTGTGCGCTGCTCACCATGCAGTCCACTGAACGAGCGGTATCGTACGTACGAGGAAAGTACATCTTCGGTACCTTCGTCTCAGTCTGAGGCTTCAGACTCGGAAGACGAAGATACATCCAAGCCCAAGGCAGTGAGCAGAACTCAATTGCAAACCAATGGCCATGCGAAGGATACGGATACGGTCCGTGTGAATGGGTCTCGTGCTTTAGCCAAAGAGAAAACTCCCGAAAAGAAGAACAATGTTGAGGATGATGAGGAAGATGAGGAcgaagaagatgaagatgaagaagaggaagagggTGAAGCAGAAAGTGAAGAGGAAGAAACAGTGGGATACGGTGCAAACGGTGAGCCACCGGTTGACGAACATTTGCCACACCAACTGAGCGTGATCTTCGAGGAGGAAAGTATGTACGGACAGTCAACCGTGGCTAGCAGACGTACCAGCGTGTGCAGCAACAGTTCTACGCTGAGTGACTGCTCTTCTACGCTGGCCAACGATTTAGACGATGAGAAGGATGTTGATGGTCAACCGAGCGGCAACCGTACCGACGATGATATCGATCGTATAGACGAGACGGATATGGAAAAGTCGCTGGTTTCGGTACGTCTACCGCTGAAGCTATCGTTTAGTAAATCGCCCAACAATGAGGATATAGCAACGCTGGTCGTTGGAGAAAGTGAAATTACCGGATCGAAAGAGAAGCTCACTGGTTGTAATCGATCTGTACAAGAGCCCGAAGACGACAGTGGTGACGAGAGTGACAcagaggaggaggaagagtcCGAGAATGAAAGTGAGTCGAGTTCAGAGGAAGAAACTGATACCGATGGAAAGAATAAGGCGAGCCCTCAGAAGACGGAAGAGAACAATGTAGCTGAAAAGCTGTCCAATGAGACGGATACCGATGTTACGGTGACCATCACTATTCCATCGCTTTCGGGTAAGGGTAAGCCGAATGAACGCGATAGTTTGAGTCGTCCAGAAGCAGTGAAGCATGAGGCACcggtaaaagctccctttaaAATCGACTACGAAGAAGCATCGGAAGTATCGGTGTCAGTGTCGTTACCGCTGAAGCCCAAGGGTAGTTCTTCTGGTGATATCGTCAAGCAGCCAGACCGGGAAGAGACATTGAACGAGAAGCTATcgaatgaagaaaatggaaatggtgcTGCTGGCGAAGACGAGGAAGAGGTTGACTTTTGGAGTCAAATTGGTGATGAAGATGACTATCAACGACCGGTGCGATCCTACTCAAGGGACATGTGGAGTAGTCGAGAGTTTAGCGTTGATCGTCAGAGTGTTTGGAGTCAGGACGcagaagaagatgaagaagcgAGCACTACTGGTACGACCGATTTCTGGAGTGCCGAGAATGGTCCCACGGAGGCGTCCGATCTGTGGAACTTTGGTAAACATAGTTCGCCATTGCCATTGGTGCGTAATGGTAAGAACGAAATGGTACAAGATGAAAGTAAGGATTCGTTGGAATTCTGGCAGAAGGAGAACGAGCGACTGGTGAAGGATCTGTACGAACGTAGGGCCAGTGAAATAGGCTACCAGGGAATGTTAACGAGTGGGTTCGTAAAGGACGAAAATAATAACAAGACGTGCGTGCCGCAGGATAATACAGGTGGTGTGAAGACGGAGTTGCAGAACGATCGTAAGACTGAAGATCACAGTGAGGAAGAAGCTGAAGATGGGTCGGATTCCGAGAGTGACAATGATAGTGAAGAGTATGAAACGTCGAACACATCGAAGGAGGACTCGGAAGCGGAACAGGACGTTGGTGATGTATTATCAAAGCAGGAAGACACTCTGGATTCTATGAAAAAGTTGAAAGATGAGCAGATGCCGTCTGTGAACGGTACTGCCGATATCAAAGGTGCCATCATGTCGCAAGACGATGGCAGTGTTGTAGACAAGgtggaaaaggataaaaagttATCCGTGAAGGAACGGATATCGTTGTTTGAGACGCAGGCTGTACCTTCGCTGGAGGTGACATCGAATGGTCGCGGCACAGTCACCCCTACGATGGGTAGCCGCTTACGACCGCTCTCGAGACAGAGGCAGTTTTGCGAAGAGTCCGAGGCGGAGGACGATTCCGGCGTGACGTCGGATATGAGCAAACACATCTCAGAGGTGGAGACGGACTCCGAGTGCTTCCCGGAGATGCGCAAGATGACACGGTATCAACGTGCGGCCACACATTCCAGGTTATTTAAGCTTTTGCAGGACGAAAGTAACAACGGTGATAGCGAGGACGAGGAAGCTAGTGAAGATAATAGTAAGGAGCAGGAGCAGAACAGAAGCAACATGAAGCAACATGATGCAGGAACGCGGGAGGAAAACACGACCAATCCGAAGATGGTCATCAACCCGATCGTAAACGGTGCCAGTCGCAAGACACCAGAAGAGCCCGGCAGCATGGTGGGCAACGTGACGGAAGGAAGACGCGATCGATTAACGCTCCCGATCAGTCATCAATCGTCGTCGGGCAACGATAGTCTGTCCTCGTCTACCTCCTCAGCGTCTCCTGTATCAGGAACACTGCAGAATGAAAAACTTGCCGAAGAGCTAGTACAAAGTTTGTTGATGAAGAAGAAGGGTCGTTTGTTCCGGAATTTGCCGCTGGAAAAACTGCACGCCGCTGCCCTGAAGATTCTGCAGGAAGATCTCGAATCGAATGGTACGATCAGCTCGACGGAGGACAATATGGCGACGGTGGATTCGACACCGGCCTTAACACCGCAAGAATTTAAAAGCGAGTATCCGACCTCATACTCCGATTACTATGACACGTGGTGTAGTGATGCGGTGGTGCAGCCTAACGGTTGTTACTCGGATACCGGGTCAGACTGTGGGATGGTGAAGATGTTCCGCACCGTACCGGAACATCAGCTTGCACTCGCCAAGAAAGATTCGCGCGTAAATGCCGGCAATGGTCATTGGTCACCGAGGTGTCCACGGGTATTTAGTAACAAGAATATTCCGCGGCTGATGGGTGTACGGGAGTCAGACGTAGTGGAACCACCATCGCGCGGCTCACGACCACCATCCCGAGCGTCGAATAGCCGATCGCCGTTCACGGTCATCACACCGGCTGTCGGCATGTTTAACGCCAGCAGTCCGATGGATGATTGTCCGAACCGTGCCAACACTGCCAACCGACAGTTTAAGCTGCAGTAG